In a genomic window of Microterricola viridarii:
- a CDS encoding ABC transporter substrate-binding protein, producing the protein MTVKLSRRTTAVATVAGAAAFALLATGCASGAGTSPESSDTPVELTITTFGTFGYDELYKQYEAENENVTITATNIDTGGNARTDTFTKIAAGSGLSDIVALEEGWLGSIMEVSDQFVDLADYGINDRKADWVDWKLAQATDPSGRIIGYGTDIGPQGLCYNGALFEAAGLPSDREAVAELLGGDDATWEDFFATGNTYKAATGKAWYDQSGFVWNSMVNQLDEGYYTADGELNVEGNTELQERWALLAGAAADGLSAAQGQWDWNGGKSFVDGTFATFVCPGWMLGVVQGQTEAGGGDATTGWDFADVFPGGAANWGGAFLAVPETSEHKAEAAKLASWLTEAKQQLGQFAAAGAFPSVAAAQDELASNPTPNAFFNDAPVGTILAARAQGVVAQFKGPDDSIIQENVFGPVTQKLDSGAANAETGWAEAVTLLNELID; encoded by the coding sequence GTGACCGTGAAGCTCTCACGACGCACAACTGCTGTTGCCACCGTCGCCGGCGCAGCAGCATTCGCATTACTGGCCACAGGCTGCGCCTCCGGCGCAGGAACGTCGCCGGAATCATCCGACACCCCGGTCGAACTGACCATCACCACGTTCGGCACCTTCGGCTACGACGAGCTGTACAAGCAGTACGAGGCGGAGAACGAGAACGTCACGATCACCGCGACGAACATCGACACCGGTGGAAACGCCCGCACCGACACCTTCACGAAGATCGCGGCGGGCTCCGGCCTCTCCGACATCGTCGCGCTGGAAGAGGGCTGGCTCGGCTCGATCATGGAGGTCTCCGACCAGTTCGTCGACCTGGCCGACTACGGCATCAACGACCGCAAGGCGGACTGGGTCGACTGGAAGCTCGCCCAGGCCACCGACCCCAGCGGCCGCATCATCGGCTACGGCACCGACATCGGCCCGCAGGGCCTCTGCTACAACGGCGCGCTGTTCGAGGCGGCCGGCCTGCCGAGCGACCGCGAGGCCGTTGCCGAACTGCTCGGCGGCGACGACGCCACCTGGGAAGACTTCTTCGCCACCGGCAACACCTACAAGGCCGCAACGGGCAAGGCCTGGTACGACCAGTCCGGGTTCGTCTGGAACTCGATGGTCAACCAGCTCGACGAGGGCTACTACACCGCCGACGGCGAGCTGAACGTCGAGGGCAACACCGAGCTGCAGGAGCGCTGGGCGCTCCTCGCCGGCGCTGCCGCGGACGGCCTCTCCGCCGCCCAGGGCCAGTGGGACTGGAACGGCGGCAAGTCGTTCGTTGACGGCACCTTCGCCACCTTCGTCTGCCCCGGCTGGATGCTCGGTGTCGTGCAGGGCCAGACCGAGGCCGGCGGCGGCGACGCCACGACCGGCTGGGACTTCGCCGACGTGTTCCCCGGCGGCGCAGCCAACTGGGGTGGCGCGTTCCTCGCCGTTCCCGAGACCAGCGAGCACAAGGCAGAGGCGGCCAAGCTCGCCTCCTGGCTGACCGAGGCCAAGCAGCAGCTCGGTCAGTTCGCGGCGGCCGGCGCCTTCCCGAGCGTCGCTGCAGCCCAGGACGAGCTCGCCAGCAACCCGACGCCGAACGCGTTCTTCAACGACGCACCCGTCGGCACGATCCTGGCCGCACGCGCCCAGGGCGTCGTCGCCCAGTTCAAGGGCCCGGATGACTCGATCATCCAGGAGAACGTCTTCGGACCGGTCACCCAGAAGCTGGACAGCGGCGCAGCGAACGCCGAGACCGGCTGGGCAGAGGCCGTGACGCTGTTGAACGAGCTCATCGACTAA